The proteins below are encoded in one region of Triticum aestivum cultivar Chinese Spring chromosome 1B, IWGSC CS RefSeq v2.1, whole genome shotgun sequence:
- the LOC123138331 gene encoding uncharacterized protein isoform X1, giving the protein MEVLIRLLLRQLRAKSLPPSETRLCSSSSVDFICGTDPPPPPLLQFLLPLLSCSFSLLQDSKQAAPLQDSRQQQGQHAEQRDRGSCPRPWPWAGEQQRHQAVRLRHWGHFRRCRCFGGRRYSSAPILQVLQAGESTASAEDPPLQVPTGGGNQLSVHHLHCRFPPPRARGSAPHVRARLPPPLPPGGGGGAEPTLPALLGSSAVKV; this is encoded by the exons ATGGAGGTGTTGATTCGATTGCTTTTACGCCAGCTAAGGGCAAAATCCCTCCCTCCAAGCGAGACACGTCTCTGTAGTTCTAGTTCAGTTGATTTCATCTGCGGCACAG atccccctccccctcctctcctgcagttcctcctccccctcctctcctgcagCTTCTCCCTCCTCCAGGACAGCAAGCAAGCAGCACCTCTCCAAGACAGCAGGCAGCAGCAAG GTCAGCATGCAGAACAACGCGACAGAGGTTCCTGCCCAAGGCCATGGCCTTGGGCAGGTGAGCAACAACGACATCAGGCTGTCCGGCTCCGTCATTGGGGGCACTTTCGTCGTTGTCGTTGTTTTGGTGGGCGGCGCTATTCTTCTGCACCGATTCTTCAG GTTCTACAAGCTGGAGAAAGCACTGCGAGCGCTGAAGATCCCCCCCTCCAGGTTCCAACCGGAGGGGGCAATCAACTCAGTGTGCACCATCTGCATTGCAGATTTCCGCCCCCGCGCGCGCGTGGCAGTGCTCCCCACGTGCGGGCACGTCTTCCACCGCCACTGCCTCCGGGAGGTGGTGGCGGGGCAGAGCCCACGCTGCCCGCTCTGTTGGGCAGCTCTGCTGTGAAG GTTTGA
- the LOC123138331 gene encoding uncharacterized protein isoform X2, which translates to MEVLIRLLLRQLRAKSLPPSETRLCSSSSVDFICGTGQHAEQRDRGSCPRPWPWAGEQQRHQAVRLRHWGHFRRCRCFGGRRYSSAPILQVLQAGESTASAEDPPLQVPTGGGNQLSVHHLHCRFPPPRARGSAPHVRARLPPPLPPGGGGGAEPTLPALLGSSAVKV; encoded by the exons ATGGAGGTGTTGATTCGATTGCTTTTACGCCAGCTAAGGGCAAAATCCCTCCCTCCAAGCGAGACACGTCTCTGTAGTTCTAGTTCAGTTGATTTCATCTGCGGCACAG GTCAGCATGCAGAACAACGCGACAGAGGTTCCTGCCCAAGGCCATGGCCTTGGGCAGGTGAGCAACAACGACATCAGGCTGTCCGGCTCCGTCATTGGGGGCACTTTCGTCGTTGTCGTTGTTTTGGTGGGCGGCGCTATTCTTCTGCACCGATTCTTCAG GTTCTACAAGCTGGAGAAAGCACTGCGAGCGCTGAAGATCCCCCCCTCCAGGTTCCAACCGGAGGGGGCAATCAACTCAGTGTGCACCATCTGCATTGCAGATTTCCGCCCCCGCGCGCGCGTGGCAGTGCTCCCCACGTGCGGGCACGTCTTCCACCGCCACTGCCTCCGGGAGGTGGTGGCGGGGCAGAGCCCACGCTGCCCGCTCTGTTGGGCAGCTCTGCTGTGAAG GTTTGA